The Glandiceps talaboti chromosome 1, keGlaTala1.1, whole genome shotgun sequence genome has a segment encoding these proteins:
- the LOC144440592 gene encoding uncharacterized protein LOC144440592: MGVTSCEYVGMYRTWLDDNDLSVPESRNDVPRKSNFKHITYERIPYPLSEKLQEVYDRQVDGDAPFPEYLIPQIPESGKHSFCEHGCQWDDGDPVVNGWICGEGLVFQEHNTIAKVNINGKQEKIKVCYRPSVGACRCVLHYDGQEDLLLNLNNHTLVHYGLLLSYLKLMKEARNPLVAFHRAYVEKLSESSRKCTPIPYHMLRLTWNAYIRLLDIDWQKDFTCEKCSDNPEIIICDGTSVGLHKELLTGLGDVGDLDRLDPIYGTKHADRVFIPSPQARKLLLQFAGVHPQSKQQTGLSPVPLSTEQYVQLISILRKYTHLSSLADVIERISNNGRQLIAPANYQSFLQDISRNSPASALLQVNHCSKARHVIKEIIIKRLDILQCFNREKIHLLRKEAPIVAKFIEEVNINGQLPYDVRCLLQEFLKKSNLPCQSPLSHQYIPVSPTPPALFDGLSFFPSMPQLHGNGNYAANTTNENRACRATDTCNKFSKGHPTLSPGIFTVYCQHKVCLGFEVMKQHESPATPFKIIKQRFQRAPRIIVYDNGCKLHQYCLNREPEFFKHTIFLVDRLHWCNHTGCSSGYNMNVYKNSEVRTLNSQICEQTNAVIARIRSQLAYMLPDNFILHTAIFLSMANNKTKSQWSPR, encoded by the exons ATGGGAGTTACCAGTTGCGAGTATGTTGGTATGTACAGGACATGGCTTGATGACAATGATCTATCTGTCCCCGAGTCCAGGAATGATGTCCCAAGAAAAAGTAACTTCAAACATATCACATATGAACGGATTCCATACCCACTATCAGAAAAACTGCAGGAAGTGTATGATAGGCAGGTAGATGGAGATGCACCATTCCCAGAATACCTAATTCCACAAATTCCAGAGTCTGGCAAACACAGCTTTTGTGAGCATGGTTGTCAATGGGATGATGGCGATCCTGTGGTAAATGGGTGGATCTGTGGTGAGGGATTGGTATTTCAGGAACACAATACCATAGCAAAAGTCAACATCAATGGTAAACAGGAGAAGATAAAAG TTTGTTACAGACCAAGTGTTGGTGCATGTCGCTGTGTCTTACATTATGATGGGCAAGAAGATTTATTGTTAAACTTGAACAATCACACTCTTGTTCACTATGGACTACTACTAAGTTACCTCAAACTAATGAAAGAAGCAAGGAATCCATTGGTTGCTTTCCATAG AGCATATGTAGAAAAATTATCTGAGTCATCTCGTAAGTGCACACCAATACCATATCATATGCTCAGACTTACATGGAATGCTTACATCAGACTACTTGACATTGATTGGCAGAAAGACTTTACGTGTGAGAAGTGTAGTGACAACCCAGAAATCATCATCTGTGATGGTACATCAGTTGGCCTTCACAAAGAATTACTGACAGGACTTGGTGATGTTGGAGATTTGGACAGACTTGACCCTATTTATGGCACCAAGCATGCAGACCGAGTATTCATACCAAGTCCCCAGGCTAGGAAGCTCCTATTGCAGTTTGCAGGTGTACATCCACAGTCAAAACAACAGACAGGTCTTTCACCAGTACCACTTTCTACAGAACAATATGTGCAGCTCATATCAATTTTGAGGAAATACACCCACTTGTCGAGCCTCGCAGATGTTATTGAAAGAATCAGCAACAATGGAAGACAACTGATTGCTCCTGCTAATTACCAATCATTTCTCCAGGACATTTCTCGAAATTCACCAGCAAGTGCCCTGCTCCAAGTCAATCACTGTTCTAAGGCACGCCACGTtataaaagaaataataatCAAAAGACTGGACATATTGCAGTGTTTCAATCGAGAGAAAATACATCTCCTTCGAAAGGAAGCACCAATAGTAGCCAAATTTATTGAAGAAGTGAACATAAATGGCCAGTTACCTTATGATGTCAGGTGTCTCCTCCAAGAATTCCTGAAGAAGAGTAACCTGCCATGCCAGTCACCATTAAGTCATCAATACATACCAGTGTCACCTACACCACCAGCATTGTTTGATGGATTGAGCTTCTTTCCAAGTATGCCACAGTTGCATGG GAATGGTAATTATGCTGCCAACACTACAAATGAAAATAGGGCTTGCAGAGCTACTGACACATGCAACAAATTCTCGAAGGGCCATCCAACTTTATCACCAGGTATATTCACTGTGTATTGCCAGCACAAGGTATGCCTGGGATTTGAGGTGATGAAGCAACACGAATCTCCAGCTACCCCTTTTAAAATCATCAAACAGCGATTTCAGAGAGCCCCAAGAATAATTGTGTATGACAATGGATGTAAATTACACCAATACTGCTTAAATCG aGAGCCTGAATTTTTCAAGCATACTATATTTTTAGTGGACCGACTTCACTGGTGTAATCATACTGG GTGTTCAAGTGGATACAACATGAATGTGTACAAGAACAGCGAAGTAAGGACACTGAACTCACAAATTTGTGAACAAACAAATGCTGTCATCGCAAGAATACGATCCCAACTGGCATACATGTTACCCGACAATTTTATCTTGCATACAGCTATTTTCTTAAGTATGGCAAACAACAAAACCAAGAGCCAATGGAGTCCAAGATAA
- the LOC144439159 gene encoding uncharacterized protein LOC144439159: MVAMFSQSLSTIYNWLGKGKLKKHALSQLSIATIIKDAAKQSNVKEADCEAAIKNWLKYASDRDGGRKKRAEKQKERDREQARKFKALNLNLDSSDDEQE; the protein is encoded by the exons ATGGTGGCCATGTTCTCTCAATCATTATCCACAATCTACAACTGGCTGGGAAAAGGGAAACTAAAAAAACATGCCCTTTCACAACTGAGTATTGCAACAATTATCAAAG ATGCAGCCAAACAGTCTAATGTAAAGGAGGCTGACTGTGAGGCAGCCATCAAGAACTGGCTGAAGTATGCCAGCGACCGGGATGGGGGTCGAAAAAAGAGGGCAGAAAAGCAAAAAG AAAGAGATAGAGAGCAAGCAAGGAAGTTCAAGGCTCTTAACCTGAACCTTGACTCAAGTGATGATGAACAagagtga